The genomic DNA TGGGTCTCTAAGTAGCCTTTTTCCTGGCCTTCCTTGCAAGTGGAGTCCTTATGGACTTCAGTTGCTTAGGCTTCCCTGAGGAAGAAACCTTAGTTTTCTTCATGGAAGCCTTCACTGGAACCTCTGCTTTTTTCAGAGAAACTGCTGTTGCAGATCTTGTCTTCTCCATGATGATGATGGGAACTTTCTCCTTCACACGTGCCTTCCCCTTAGTAGCTACTCCTTCAGCCAGCATGTAAGACGCCCTGATCTTGATGAGCTTCCCCTTCGCAGCAGAGTTTTTCAACTGCACACCCAGCATCTTCTTGAAGTTCGCCGGAAGCACCGCCTGATGCTTTTCTTCTATATACTTGGCTATGGCGCGAGGACTAGATCCACTCTTATCCTTCAGAGCCAAAAGAGCCTCCTTTATCATCTGCCCAGTTGAAAAGTACCAAACCCAGTTCaaaattttacacaaaaaacTCTATTTAGACGAAGATCATGATCAATAACATGAACAAACCTCAAAGTAAGGAGGATGAGGAGCAGTTTTTGGTTTCTTCTCTCTAGGAGTCTCGGGCGGCTTCTCCTTGGGAGGCTTAGGCTTCCTCTCCCGAGTAACCATCTTCTCCGGCGGGTTAGTTTCCACTTCTTCAGCCGTCATGAAAGCTAAACAGATTCTTCTTCACTCTTCATCCTATCATGAAGTGGTTTTCTTGGATTTATAGCAGAGAACGATCCGCGTGAAGTGGTTTGATTGGTTCTTAAAATCTCGGGAGTGTTCGGCTTTGCAAGGAAGTATCTAGAACGTACACGTGGGGGCCAATATAACCATTGCTTTAATGTGTTTTCGTTTAGCATAACACATGATGGAACATTGTTTTGGGGCAGGCTTTGGTTCTCTTCTGTCCATTGTGTGCTTTCTTGTTGGAGTTGAGGATTCAAATTCTTGAGTTAGGATTAGGgttttgacataaaatttagGTAGGATGGAAGCTAAGAAAGTGTCCATGGTAAGGAGAGCAATATGGAGTAAAATTAAGTTTGGATTTTACTTGAATTGAgtccaaacaaaaaatgaattgaatttgacttaaatctataatatgtaactcaaactcaaatttgttcaaactaatacataatattatcaaaatattatcgataaaataaatagtattatcaatagaataaataatactatcaaAGGGtcaatcaaactaaactcaaactaaaatgataaaatgaaaCTCCCACTCTAATTATACTCGTTTGAGCCGAACATGAATATAAACCTAagttaacttgattcaaatccGAGCATTTAGTAGATAATCCTATCATGTAAGTGCCAATTTCTCCTTTGTTCTTCGCAAATTTGCTTCAGTAATGTAGAAGtacagagaaagaaaaaaaaaaacctttgagAAAATTACTACCAATGGTTTCAATGACAGGATAATGCTGCATAAGCTTTCCTTCAACGACACCAATAATCATCATAGTCCTCCACATCCTCAAAGcactattttaaaaactaaattggaTCAATTGAGAATTAATATAAATCCACCCTGAGCTATGACTAAAAGTTGTCTTAACCATTAGATCAAATTGACTTAAGATTGAACTAAGTGACTAATATTAAATTACGATTCAATGGTTGAATCAAATTGTTctaattattatcttaaaatcatattgaTATAAAGGACAATTATATCATGTCCCAGGTTAAAGATTCTAGACATGATAATCGAGttgatttaagttaaatttcAACCAATTTGCCTGCAAGTTAACATAATCCTAGGTTGTCAGAACATAATGGACATAAGATAAAACCTCCACTGTAGTCTAATGTACTTACAAGATGAGTACTATTTGTATTAGATATTGTTGTCGGACttatcatcatcatataattgagttgTTATACGATATTACCTACCCAGCAagatatttatctaacattctTATTCAAAGATTTGAGTCATCTCAATCAACAATCAACCACGAGATCATAGTTAAAAAATACAAGTAGATATTTCAACTCAAGGTCGGGATCCAAAATCTTGCATGAGGGTTTTCTTACTTTTCATCCATGACCACAATGGGGTAGTTATCTTCACCTTTTCAATCGAAATACTTCCAAGTCCTTAAAATCAATCATTACTTGAATTAAGAATCCCTTGCTCATTCTAATTTGAATGTCACTTCTCCTTATCAATTCTATAAGTATAAAAGACTATCTAAGAGAGAATCATCATGAAAAAAAGAGATCACTAGAGCagatatcattaattatatcCATTCTCTACCCATTCTCTACATAATACATATATGCTAATAGCTACATTATAGACATAAACATTCTAATCATCGGACCGAATCACGTTAAAAATCTCATGCCTTATTCTCTAAAGTATATGTTTTGTTCATCTGCATTCACATCGCACAATAGTAGACACCAAAGTCTACTCAAAATCTAATCGTTGCTATCATAATTTAACTAAGACAAGATTCTGAATTGCATACATCAGGTAATGATGAAAAATCACATCAAAGTGAGtgatttaattgttaattttatttataattcaaaattatttgatcaaataatgacaacataaagtattattgaatgaaaaagtAGTGAAAATGAGATGGAATCAAAATCCTAAGAAGGACAGAATACAGACGATTGGAATTTGTTCTCCCAAGCATATGTTTGAGTTATATTCGCTATCCGATAATTAAAACACTATATTACAAGCATGTTTGGAAGAGAATATTATCACATTATACAACTGCAAAGATAAAAAGAATACCAGTAATTCCGCTTCTTTCACTCTCCCTTTTCTTTACTCTTTCACCACTTAGAAATAATGAATCTAAAATTCCCTTCAAAGCAAAAAGGTTGCAGCCACACCGAACCATTGCAAGAGGGACATGAAATTCAAGTTGATCTAATTTGGAATTACATCAAACGGTACCTCCTAAATAAGAGTACTTTACAGAAAACAGAATGAAACATATGTTCTATACTGTTAGTGACCTGCAAAACCAACTCCAACTCACCAATATTCACAAACACAGACAGATCAGTTCTTCTGGAAACAGACCGAAACCAATATTATTTACCAGTAATCCAGTCAATACACTCCATGAGACACTCAAGCAACAAACTGGCACAAAGAAAAAAGTCATCTGGCAAATTAATGGAGCCAGTCCCTCCCAGGCCTTAGCCTCCTACTTCCCTAAATCCTTCCCCTTTTCTTTCCACACACCACACTACTTACTTCCCTACCTCAATCAACCTGGACATACTCCTTTAGCCTGTCCTTGCCTTCCACGTGGTCTCCAGCAGTAATTAATTTTCTCACCTCACCCAGTCAGTATTCCCAACTGGCATCCCTATGCTTACGCGCATAGACCTGCTTACAGAGAGGTCTAACATatacaaagttaaaaattattttgattcatATCACAAGTCACATTTTCCAATGGAAATTGGAGACAAATATGATTAACATGGGGGGAAACAAACAATATTCCCTTGAACTCTAAGGATGAAATCAAGAGATATGAAGGAGATGGAAAAGGGAAGTGgtttatgaaatataaaaagCTCTAAGATCCATTGTCAATTCTGTAATGAATCTCAAACTCTATGCCCTAGCTAGAACCCAAAAATGGATTTgcaaaatatataatgaaacaACACTGCAGAATAACAAACTTAAATCATAGAGCAAACATGGTGCACCTTGAATATACAAAGCAAATTTAGAACCAGTACAGCTACTGTTGGCATATAAACAACTATGGGAGACATTGAGACTGAATTTTAACACAGTAttgaaaaaattacagaaaatcTAAATGCAACTTCTAGCACAACATGTTGCTTCCGTCAATCTGGCAGGCAAAAGAAGTGTGATGGAATTATCATTCTAGATAATCCCAAATATGCAACTATCATCCATTGTGGCCACAACTCATAAATCAAGagatgtaattatatatatttatcatccATGCACATTTTAGAAACATGGCAATCAATCATTATGCCCTTGTTCAACCAAGCCAAATATATGTGCaatgattattatttatctttgttgTATCAAGATTTCTCCTAAATCATATTTTAGACTTAGTTATCCAATTAGAACACCAGAATTTGAATGCCTTAAGaataacaaattattcaacataaCAGACAAGAGAACAGAAGCTGTACCTGACACAAACCAATAAAATGatcagaaataaaaaaaaaaaaactattatttacaTGATATGCCAATCCCAATGCACAAATGAAATGAGGAGACACTTTCTAGTACCAACCAATGTAATCATTAGGTAACAAAAAGAGAGACAACTCTCCAGGTTCTTTCTAATCAAACAAAACTAATGCTTACTCTCAAAAGACCGTATTTAATACACCAAACTTGCAGAGTATAGTAGCTTAAGATGTATAAGTTCCCCTTTCCATCACACTTCAAGATATTTCTTCACTGGGAAAGAAACAGGATTTATATCATAatccattttttataaaataaaagcaaCTAGAGCGTCACTTCCATGGCAAAACATATTCAACCCAAAGCTAAAACCTTGACCTCAATAATCAATACTACATTGGATGAATTAGAATAGCAAAATATATCCTCCATTAATAGCCAGACTTACTTTCCAAATGCAATCCTCAATTTATACTATATGGAATTCAAAGACCTTTGCAACCACCAACCACACTTGCAAACTCAACCATCTAATTCAGGGAGAAATATATATCACTATCAAGCTATGTTTACAAGTTGTCACATCTCACATGAATTGTGATtgatgtaaaattaataaataaaaatatttaattgcaaTTTGAATAAGAAAGCAAATGACCGTAGTAAAAGCTATCACCAAACTCTACAAGTCCCCTTACCAAGAAATCACAATCAATATTTGATTTCAAATTCCAATCCAAAAGTTTCATGTTGCCCATAGAAAAGAATATCATCAAGATCTCTCctgaaatatgaataaaattttattactgaaGCACCAAATGCCATAATTCACCTTGCACTCCACCAAAAAAAGgatcaaaataatatgatttggCAAGTCTCAATTTTATTTGGGGCAGcacatttcaaataaaaatcacaATTCCCGATAAGCTTTTAGGCAGATGAATTTGTGAACAGTGGCATAATGttgcaaaaaaaaaagccacaaacttattataattaattattaaaaggaTGACATGACCTTTAACACTACAATATCCGCTCAAGTAACCacaaaaattgattaaacaCATCTTCCATCCATAAAACATTGGATCAGTAGGCAGGGCTCAGATTTCATTAATCCTACAGAAGGTCTACACTTTTTCATTTCTCTACAAAAACTTTAGAAACATCTGTGCAAGGCCTCCATCAGCATTCAAAGTTTAAACCATCCTCAGCACTTGTAAGAATATAAGAAGAACCTTAACTTGAACTCTCCACTTCCAGAAAGAGTCACCCAGTCTATTTCCTTTCAAAAGATTCAACATTAAGCATCACTATGTGAGCTAGATCCATTATGTAGACCATGAAATATAAGGAAATTGATACTGCCCTTTACCACAACCAACCATAGAAAAAATCCACAAGCACTTCACACCTAGAGCAGAAAGAACAGACATCTACTAAGTCTCCACAATATAGGAATATTATAAGCTTCTTAATTCAGATCCTTCAGAGACGTAACCTAACTATACAAATTAAAACTCAAGATCTTCTACCAATAACTGAGAACAAGAAAGAGAAGTACAGGGGATGGAAGGCAAAGAGAAAAGCAGAATGAAGATactaaaaaaaagtataaaaaacgAGACTGCAACCATATATTTTAGCAGCAAGCCCAGCAACCAGCATTTGCAAGCCAACCTAGACAAAATTGTACAAGAAAGGTTGAACATTATAATATGACAGCGTTCACTATAAAATCtgagaaactaaaattttcaaggaGTCCAGCATTACCCAAGGTTCTTGAGTCTAGTAGTAATAACCACCTCCATATGAGTGATCATCCCCATAATAAGGTGGATATGCACCATACTGTAAACAAAAAAGGGTTCAAGAAAATCATGAAAAGGCTATTTATATAACACACACATATTAAAGACTGTGAGCTTACATCAGAAACATAATAATCATCCGAGTAGAGACCACTGCCAGCTCCATAATCATCTACAGAATACCAAAGCAATACAAGCAATATTATAATTCATTAATCATTAAGCCCACCTAAAGAAATCAATGTTGCTCATAAGGAGTACATACCATGGTAATAATTTCCACGAAGTGAAACTGCAGGATCATTATAGTCCAGCCGTCGGCGGAGTCTACTTGATCCCATATAATCAGGATCATGGTCCTAGAGCAGGAAACAAATTTCACATAATAGGGAACACCAGGAGGGTGAATGCAGGAAACAGGAACAAAATTTAAGGAGATAAAAATTCAGTAACATACCAGAAAGTTcggaagaagaaataaaaagaaaagaagaagaaactcacTACTGCATAAAATGGTCTCTTCACACCATGTGCACAGTCATCATAATTATAAGGGTCAATAACATGTCTTTCAATATAACGTCTATCAAAATCTTCATCTGGAGAAAATGGTTGCCTCCTATAGGAAAAATGATCCCCATGTCCTCTATCGGGGACATCAAGCCAATGCCTACTGGAATTAGGCCTTGATGGGCCAGCTGCTGCCATTGCTCTACCAGATGTATAATGACCACCTCTGAAAGAACCCCTTCTTCCTCCTGCTTTTGAGCAAGTGAtgtaaatcaaataaattaaacacaAGCATATTTTGTGTTACACATCAAGATGCCTCTGTGCATGCATGTGAACGTAAGAACACACACAGGGAAAGAGAGAGAGCAAGAGATAACCTCGTCCCATAAATGGCCTCCCACGAAATTCTGTGTATCGGTTATCAAGGCCATAGTCATTGGGACCTATTCTACGAAATTGTCCGCGTCCACGTTGATAGAAACCCCTGCCCCGTTGGAAATTCACCCGGTTGAAGTGATGTCCACCCTGACCAAAACTTCTTCCTACAAGCCGAAAAGATGCCACATCAAAGGGGAAATAATATGCATATGAATATCCAGAGCTTAATTCTATAAAGATAATAGATTACCATATCTGGAAACGGCTCCACTGCCACCATGACCAATTCGATATCCACCACACATTCCACCCTTCACTGCTTGAGTTTTTGGCATGGGATTTGACAGCCTTGCTTTCAGTTTTACCTGGGAGCACATGAAAACACAATGCAATCAGTTATATTCCATCTTCAGTAAATATAAAGACAATGCATATATATTAAACCTAAACACATCCAGTATTGAACTAAGAGCTTCACCAGGGAGTTGCCATCAACCActtctttattatttatgcCATTGATGCAAGTAACAGCAGCTTCATGGGTTGAGAAATCAACAAAACCATAATCTTTCC from Mangifera indica cultivar Alphonso chromosome 16, CATAS_Mindica_2.1, whole genome shotgun sequence includes the following:
- the LOC123198522 gene encoding histone H1; the encoded protein is MTAEEVETNPPEKMVTRERKPKPPKEKPPETPREKKPKTAPHPPYFEMIKEALLALKDKSGSSPRAIAKYIEEKHQAVLPANFKKMLGVQLKNSAAKGKLIKIRASYMLAEGVATKGKARVKEKVPIIIMEKTRSATAVSLKKAEVPVKASMKKTKVSSSGKPKQLKSIRTPLARKARKKAT